ACTTTCACCGGTTTGGGCAAAATGGCGCCGCTGCGGGTAACGATGACTGACCTCGACGGTACCAGGCTCTGGCCTAAGCCACTCCGTGCGGCGGCGACATCGCCATCTTTCCTCAAGCTAGGCCCGCTTCGGAGAGCCCCGGACCTGACTGGTGCCAGTGCTAGCCAGCGAGCCGCTCCGGACGCCATGCCCCCAACTCCGCCCCTCACCAGGGCACCCGGACCCTACCGCCCGGCCCCGGTGCCGCCCTCGGGAAGAACGCCGCCCGAAGCCTCGCGAGACTTTGAGGAGCACACGAGAAGCCCAGCCCTCGCATTCCCGCAGTGCTGGCGGCTCCTGGGGTGGTGGGAGGCGTTTGTCACTGGCCGGCGTGGTGACGTCACGAGAGCAGCGGCGCCGCCCCGGCTCCCTACGTCCGCGTCCTCCGGGGCGGGGCCGCGGACCTGGGTGCCGCACCTAGGACTGCAGGGTGGCCGCAGCAGGACTTAGCGGCCGGCTGTGGAAATAAACCCAGGGAGACGAATGAGTAATAATGAAAAAGCTTTACTAGTGTTTTAACCGCGTACAAAACACTGTAGCAATAAGAGAAGGGCCCGTCAACAAAATGCAGTGGCTGCGGAGCttccaggcagggctggggaacAGGCCGGGCGCCCGCCCTGGGCgcatctccgcctcctgggggtAAGAGGCTCCGAGCGTCCCCCTTAGGCCTAGTTGGGTGCGGGTCAGCCCTGCCCAAGGCCCCAGTGAGGGGAGCCGAGGCCAGGAAGGGGCAAGTTTTGTGTGTTTGGGAGGGGGTGTCTCCTCCCGGCCTCTGCGTCTTCCCCCTGGGGCGTCAGTCTGGTTAGGCTCTGGTGACACAGCCGCTTTGCTTCCCAGAACAATAGAAAAATCACGCTCGATGTTGGGAAGAGTAGCAAGGAAAGGTCCTGGCAAATACATCCTGGGTGACAAACAGGGCTATGAGAGTTTCCAGGTGGTTTCTCGAGTAGCTTCAGTTTACCGGAGCCCAGCCAGGAGGGAGAATTTTAGCACAGGAAACGGAATCCCGTGTCCAAACTTCTAGAATACCCAGGACTGAGAACCAAAGCAACAAACTTTACCCAGGGAGCCACGCTGCCTACCCACCTCTTCTTTAACCCCTCACTTGGCAGCTCCAGGAGTTGGCTGCTGAAGACAGAGTACAGGAGGGCATTTCGTTGACATAAAAAAGCTACAAGCCCCTTCTGGGGCAAGGTCCAGCACCATCTGTTAACAGGGGAGCCGGGGAGAAAGGATGGGACCCCAACACTCTGAGCAGAGTACATCTCTCTTCACTGGCCGAAGACCCTCTGCCTCAAAGGGCCCTACCCAAACTGCTGAGTGAGGATCCCCAATCTTCCCACCCCTCTCAGGAAGAGCTGGGTCCCAGAAACTCCTGTGACACAATAAATCCACTTTCTCTGACAGTGTCAGAGCCTCAAGCCAATACTGCAGCCTACCTCGGATTTAAATGCACATGAGACTCCCCAGGTTGGAAATTATGGCTCCAGAGCCTGGTGTATAGGTCAAAGGTAGGGCAAGCCTGTGACACTCTCAGGTGACATTTCCCACTTCCTTCATTTCATTAACATCGCCTGGGAGGGGCCAGTCAGGCCAGTGCAGTCAGGAgattggggtcttgctctgtggtgtctaagtctcctttcctctctggacctcaggAAATAAAGAGGATGGAAGGAATAGTCCCTCAGTCCCTTTCAGACACACGGGTGGATCTGGAATCTGGAGAATGCCTAAATAGCAGGAAGGAGAGAACCCATGTCCCCTCCCAAAACACAACGTTGGAAATGGGTAAACATTTAACTCCTGAAAAAGAACTGGCCCTGGTTTCCTGACTCAAAGGGTCCAGACTTAGGGCTTATCCTGTTCCTCACATTTTGGCTGGTTCCTCTGGGCCCTCTGCTGCCAACACTGCCGCAGCTCCATGATCTCCTGGCCATACCAGTCATGCAGGGTAGAGAAGCAGGAGGTCTCAGGGGACACAGGGCTCTGCCCCCTGCCTAGGAGGAGGCTGGCAGGGCCCTGCAGCTCCCACTCAGCCAACCCCCGCCCTGAAGACCTGCTGCCCCCTTCTTCAACCAAGCCCACGGGGCTGCTGTCCTTGGAGAGGGAGTGGCCATTCTCCAGGCCCACAGATCGGTGGTTAGGAGCCTGGGGCTTACAGCGGCCGGCAACAGACTTCCAGGATGAGCGGCATTGCAAAGCCAGGCTCTGGCGTGCGTCCTGCAACTGGCTCTCCAACTCACGTACCACCAGGCGCATGTAGCCAAAGCTTGCCCGAGACAGCGCCTTCACCCAGGCCTCCTGGGCCGCCGGCCCTTCTGCGGCCAGCAGGTGTGGGCGCACTCCAGGAGCATCAAAGCAGATGGCAAAGGCAAACTCCTCAGGCACGGGAGCCTCAGCCAGCTCCACTGTGCAGCCTTCCAGCACCACCAGGCTCAGCGGGGCCCGGCCCTCGCGACTCTCAAAGGAGAACAGCAGGTTGCCCTTGAGGACAAACCAGCATCTTCGGCCAGTGCCACTAGGGGTTGATGGGGTCCCTGGGCCCCCCCAGGTGCGCAGGAAGCCCGTGTGGTCTGCTGGGGAGTCGCTGAGTGCATAGTGGGCTACACTCCTCTCGTTCAGCTTCATGGCTCCCACAGGAACTGTGAGGCAAGAGAGATGGCAGCGGATCAGAGAGGGAGGTGGTTCTGTGCCCCACTGGGGAAGAGCACTGGCTCCGGAGGCGACCTGGACCCCAGCCCTGGGGCTCCTACTTGCTTGCTGTGTCTGTAAGGCCCCTAAAGTCTCCTGAGAAGTGGGCTcgtctttccttccttttctctcaaaGGGATGTTGTGAGgatcatgcaaaaaaaaaaaaactggacattGGCTGACTTGGAGAAAAGAATAACAAGATTGCATCAGACAGGAGGCATGGCAGGACCTGGGCAGGGCTTTCTAAAATCCAAACAAACAGGCGTCAGCTGAGCTGAAATGGACCCCAGACCCATCGAAACCACTGTGCTTAAACTATTCCCTGATCTGGGGTCCTCTCAACTCCAACTCTGAGGCCAAGCTTCCAGGGTTTCCATGACCCTCCTGGGCCTCTACTGGCCTCTATTTGCATATAGCAGTTGAATCTTAGTGACCTAAAGGcagaagctgaggcacaaaataaaactttaaagagtTTACTTGAGTGAGAGTAAGGACAGAACAAACTTCTAAGTTGTCGTGGGGTGTGATGCATTGGGCCTTTCCTACAAGCAGGTTTTTATAGGCAGAAGGGGGCAAGGATGACAAAGTTGTTTGGCATGAATTCTCCTTGGTTtatagaaataacattgattggcggggtgcggtggctcacatctgtaatcccagcactttgggaggccaaggtgggggtggatcacctgagctcaggagttcaagaccagcctgcccaacatggtgaaaccccatctctaaatacaaaaattagccgggcacggtggcgggtgcctgtaatcccacctgctcgggaggctgaggcaggagaattgcttgatcacaggaggcagaggttgcagtgagctgagattgtgccattgcattccagcctgggtgacaagagagaaactccatctcaaaaaaaaaaaaagaaataatattgattagtgattggctatacattgttgAACTATAGGGTAAGAACTGGAGGGTGTCCAGTGTACAACATTTTATGGCTACTTGGTGTCGCTCTAGAGCCACATAGCAAGTGGCTTCAAGAGGTAATTCTTGATCCTTTTGTAGTTCATGAGTGTGATGATTGGGTGTTCACGTGCATGTGTGAGCCATGCCACCCTCGAACCTTGTTACCATGTGGGCACATTACTGACCtgacatgaagaaaagaaaataaaaaagaaaaagagataattcTTCAGCTCAAGGGAGGAGTAAGACTTGACAGCTGTTGCATTTCAATATGTCTGGGCCTGATTATTTAAAGGGGCTCCAGTTCCTcagataaaacattatttttctctctcaatctGCAGCCTTCAGGGCCAGATGGGGACCTGCTCTGTAAACAAGAGTGTAGCATAAACCCAGGTACAGCTGAGAAGATCTAACCGCAACCATTGAATGTGGGTGCCCCCAGGATCATGAACGACACTTAGTCCAACTGTCCTTACTCATGGAAAACCAAGGCCCGGCGCAGGGAggggaacttgcccaaggttacatgACCGATGAGACGCAGAGCTTCGTCTCCCAAATCCCTCACACTGTACCACTTACCGGCAGGGCTCACTGGGGGAGGGCAGGGACCTCTTGTCTGGCCACACAGCTCAGCCCTTGGACCACCTGGTTCCCAGGGAGCCTGCAAAACAATTCGCAAGCCCAGTCAGCTTATCCCAAAGAATGAGAACTCCTACTCCACCTTCGAGGCCTAATGAAACCACAGCCTCCACCAGGAAGCCTTCCGTGACCCCTGAGAATCCCCCCACCCACCTACCCAGCCAGGAACCCCTGAGCAGCTTAAGGGGCTGGGTCCCCTTTTCTTGACCTTTACTCTTCCGACCCCAGCTGCCTGCCTGAGTCCAGGTCAGAGCTACACGTGCCCTCATGGTTCCTAGCTTTTCCCTTCTAGCACCTGCCACTCAGTTTCTTTGTGGCTTTAACTGAAGTCACCTAATCTGGGAGGCCCTGCATGATCACCATATCATCTAAGGTGGCCCTGACCACCAAGGTGGCCTGACCTAAGGTCATCTGACCAGTAGACCCCCCATTTCTGGTTTCCTTCATCTCACGACGATGTCATTTGTGTTTACAGCACTGTTCCCAGCCCCAGAATGTCTAGGGTGGGGCTCGGCTAAGTTCCCAGGAGAACCCCAATATCCAGCACTGTGCAGGGCTCAGAGAGGCCCTCAGGAGGGATCTGTTGAATTAATGGGAATACATCAGTGGACAAATCAAAGTCTCCCGCCCTCCTGGAGCCTACAGTCCCACAGGGAGAAACACACTGTAGGCAAACAAAATAAATGctaataaattaatgaaagaataatTAGTGAAATAAGAGATACCAAAAGGACCGGTAATGCTAAGGGTTATGGAGAAAAACAAGTCAGGCCCCTGGATGGGGAGAGAGGCCATTCCAGTAGGGGTGGCCCAGGAAGCGGGAGGAGGAGATCACAGATATTTGCCAGAGGAGTGGACTCACTGGGGGTCCTGGGCCCAGCACTGGGGCACACGGAGGGGGTGGGCAGCCCGTGAGGCCatgccccctcccctctcccgcGTCCGGGGAAGGGCGCTTCCTCCTCTCCACCAGCAGGGGGGCCAGGCCGCCCGCACACCCGGCCTCCCGCCTGCCCCGTCGTCTTCCTGGATTCTTTTGTTGGAGGAGAGGCGAGCTGGGGTGCCGGACCGCAGTGCCAGTGGCCACTGCGGGGAGCACCAACCCGGCTGTCGCCCTAAACAGGGGTCATCTCGGTCAGGGTCTCCCTGGCTACCGCCTCGGTTTCCCCGTCCTCGTGTCGGGGCTGTTACCCACCACGTCCCCGCGGCCACGCCTTCCCTGGGGCCACTTCCTCCCGGAGCCCGCCAGGTCCACTCTCACCTCCCGCCGCCGATCGCACCGATGCCCAAGAGGGCGATCTTGGCTCGAGACCCCTCGCCTCCGCCTGGGCTGCAACGTGGCCGCGGGAGCTGGGAGACCCCGCCCGGGAGGCTGGAGTTACCGCCCCTCCCCGCCCAGTATTCAACCGGCCCGGGATCTCCGAGGCGGCCTCGGGATCTGCGAGGgcgggaaactgaggcctgagagGGCGTTGAACTGCCCGAGCCACAGAACTGGTCGGTGCGGGCGGCCTCGAACCCAGAGGTCCCCCTCAGATGGTCCGCGGGCCTCGGTCCCGGCCCACCGTCCGGAAAACTCAGTCCATCTCTTCCTCTCTGGTCCCCCTCTCCCTGCTAGGCCTACTTCCCCGGCAGAGCCAAACCAGGGACGTCTCGCTCTGGGCACCTCCTAAGGGCGGGCTCCTACACAGCCCGCGAGGGCCGGTCAAGCTTTTTGGGCCGGTCAAGCTTTTTTGGTTACCCACCGGCCCACCGGGGTCGGCTGATTTCTGCCTCTGGAAATTACCCATTTCTGCTTCCCTGGCCTGAAGCCCACCGGCAGCCCCCAGGCTCTGCCCTAGTGGGTCCATGAGGCGGCCTGCGGTGAAGGTCTCGGGAATGCACAACCAAACTCAAGAGACTAGAGCTTCTGGAAGGCCCTGGAAGCCGGAGGTGTCCTCAAACATCTGCCCATGAACTTGGCTCCCACCTCAGAGCCTTTGCCCTTACAGTTCCTGCAGCCTAGAATGGCCTTCCTTCCCACCCCCAGCCGCAGCTCCACTCCTCAGGACCCCTCTGGACGCAGATTTGAGTCTCTGCTCAGAGGTCCCCTCTGGGACCATTGTAAAGCAACCTGCCCTGCAGTCTGTGTCCCATCCCTGGGGTGTTATTTCCATCAGAGCACTCACTGCTAGAGTAAACTCTCCTATGctcatgcttttattttcttgtttattgccTGTCTCCCCTACTAAATTTTGTTCAGTtaatactatataataataataaatgtgttaGAAGGTAATAAGTGGCACGGAAAAAACAGAGGAGGATAAGGGAGACAGGAAATTGTGGGAGTAGGGAGGTTGCAATTGCAAATAGAGTGGTCAGGGTAGGCCTCACTAAGAAAGTAACATTGGACAAATACTTGAAGGAAATGAGGGAGCCAGTCATGCcaattccaggcagagaaaacagtcAGCGCAGTGGCCCTCAGGCCTGTTGTGTAAGAAGGCCAGTGAGGCtgggaggcctggggagggggtggCAAACAGTaggaggtgggggtggaaggGGTGGGATGGGGCTCTGTAAATCTGGGAGGGCTGTTAGTCTAGACAGGGCTGTGAGGAGGGACCTGAGAGATTTCAAGGCGTACTCTCGCTGCTGTGGCGAGAATCAATGTCAGTGGAAGCTGGAGACCAGTGAGGAGCCTGCTGCCACTATCCAGGCAAGATGTCACAAGGGCGGTgagagcagggagggagagacagcCAGATTTAGAATGGCTTTTGAAGGTAGAGAACACAGGATTTGCTGAGGAGTTGGATGTAGGGAGTGAGGGAAAGAGCAGGAAGGACTGCACAGTTTTGGCTTGAGCACCTAGGAGAGTTGTCATTATCTGAGATGTGGAAAGTGGCCGGTGCTTGGTCTGGGTTATGTTTGAGATGCCCAGTGGTCATCTGAGTGAAGGTGCTGTTAGAGGTCAGAAAGCGATGCCTAAAAATATGACACTTGGGCGTGCTGAGTACTTTGAACCAAAGGACACTGGAAGAGCCTCAGAAGCCAagtctctctctgaccttctcctgccccccttctttctctcatctttctccTGCAAGGCAGGCCATAGAAACTGAAATTCCTCCTCCTTAAGGTGAGTTACAGAAACTACAAATATTGGcctgacgcagtggctcatgcctgtcatcctagcactttgggaggccgaggcgggcagatcacaaggtcaagagatcgagaccatcctggccaacagatcacaaggtcaagagatcgagaccatcctggccaacatggtgaaaccccgtcactactaaaaatagaaaaattacctgggcatgggggcgtgcgcctgtagtcccaactactcgggaggctgaggcaggagaatcacttgagcctgggaggtggaggttgcagtgagcagagatcacgccactgccctccagcctggtgacagagggagactctgtctcaaaaaaaaaaaagaaaaagaaaaagaaaaaaaagaaactacgaATATTACTGGAAACATCCCCCACCTTTCTGTGTCAGGCCTGGCCATAAAGGaattctctgacctaccttgtctGATACTAGGCCATAAGACTCTCATTCCAGAAGGGGTCCTGCCCTCTTCCCAGCAGGAGGGAATGCCACACAGAGAGaacaagaagaatctgaacagacagacATTACTGGGTTTCCACACTCAGCTATTAACATCAAATCATTCCCTTTTGTCTAATTGCGTTTATACAATTGTCCAttccttattccttttttctgttgcccaggttggagtacagtgacataatcacagctcactacaacctcaacctcctggactcaagcaatcctcctacctcagcctctcaagtagctggaaccacaggcacctgcccggtttttaaatttttttgtagagacggggtctcactatgttggacaCAGGCTGTCCTTAAAtgtctggcctcaagcgatcctcctgcctcagccttccaaactgctgggattgcaggcatgagccagcagaCCCGGCCAGGGGTGTCCATTCTTCATCagagacataaaaataaagttttccctGAGTATTTGTGTCTTCATTCCTGAAGGCTCCCAAGTCACATAAAACATTGCGTAAATCAAtctgttatgcttttctcttgctaacCTATATTTTGTTTATAGGAGTGTCCGCTGTGACCTTTGGGATGAGTAAGGAAAAATATCTTTCTGCCCCTACAATGCCCAGAACAAAGCATTTGGCAGCTAGCAgtttctcaataaatacttgatgaatgaatgaagaaggaaGTAGCCGAGCCTGTGCGAGCAGTCCCTGAGCATCAGGCAGGGAAGGGGAGCCGGCTGCCTTTGCTGGAGCTGCGACCGCCTGCTTTGCTGCCTCCCACGCATCCTCCTCGTAGAGACGATTAATCCCAGACTTCCATTTTCCCAGCGGCTCACTAGGGGGGACCTTGCTTCAGAGCAGTCTCTCATTTCCTCTAATCAAAGCCCTCAGCAGGTATTCACTGCACGGCCGCTTACTGAGCGCCCACGGTGAGGCTGGCACGATCCTCGCCCTCGTGGTCCCCACAGAGGTGGAAGCCTCGTGGGGTCCGGGCCACGAAGGACAGCCCCAAGCCGGCTCTGCCAATGCCAGCCTCGCTAGCACGCAGGGCGGGACCCCAGTGGGGAAGGGCTTGGGGAGGCTGGGAAGCTGGGCCCGTATGGGCGGGGCACAGCGTTGCTAGGGGGGATTCTGATAGGTTGCGCGGAGGGTTGCTTTCGTGAGGCCCCGCCCTCACTGGAACGCTTCAGGCTTATCAGGTTACCGGAATCGAGTCAGAAGGGGCCGCGGGTCTGAGCGCTTCGGTAAGATAAGTGCGGCGGGAGGGGGCTCTGCGGTTTTGGGGGGCCCAGGGCGGGAACCCGGACCCGGCTGGGAGTCCGGAGCCAGGCCGCAGCCCTGCCCCTCCGCTCTTTCTGGGCGACCTTAAGACGATCGCTGCCTTTTTCTGAGCCCTGACCGGGCCGAAGGCGGCCCGTAGACGC
This genomic interval from Theropithecus gelada isolate Dixy chromosome 10, Tgel_1.0, whole genome shotgun sequence contains the following:
- the SMDT1 gene encoding essential MCU regulator, mitochondrial; amino-acid sequence: MASGAARWLALAPVRSGALRSGPSLRKDGDVAAARSGLGQSLVPSRSVIVTRSGAILPKPVKMSFGLLRVFSIVIPFLYVGTLISKNFAALLEEHDIFVPEDDDDDD
- the PHETA2 gene encoding sesquipedalian-2, which codes for MKLNERSVAHYALSDSPADHTGFLRTWGGPGTPSTPSGTGRRCWFVLKGNLLFSFESREGRAPLSLVVLEGCTVELAEAPVPEEFAFAICFDAPGVRPHLLAAEGPAAQEAWVKALSRASFGYMRLVVRELESQLQDARQSLALQCRSSWKSVAGRCKPQAPNHRSVGLENGHSLSKDSSPVGLVEEGGSRSSGRGLAEWELQGPASLLLGRGQSPVSPETSCFSTLHDWYGQEIMELRQCWQQRAQRNQPKCEEQDKP